The following nucleotide sequence is from Mycobacteriales bacterium.
GCGTCAACAACGCCGACGTCGTCGTCGAGGAGCTGGTCGAGGGCGGCCTCACCCGGCTGATGGCGATCTACCAGTGCCAGAAGGCGCCGGTGGTCGGCCCGATCCGGTCAGCCCGGATCACCGACGCCGACCTGCTCGCCCTCCTGCACGGCAGTGTGCTCGGCTACTCCGGGGCGAACCCGAAGGACATGCCGCCGATCCGTGAGCACAGCGGCGCCGCACTCGTCTCCTACGACGAGCACCCCGAGTACTTCCATCTCGACTCCTCGCGGCCGGCGCCGCACGACGTGTTCGCGGCGACGCAGACCCTGCTGCGGGTCGGCCGCAAGGAGCGCCCGAACCTCACGGCGCCGCCGGCGCTGTTCCACTACGGCCCGATCGATGCCACCGCCAAGCGCGCCCACAGCGTGTATCTGGGATGGCCGGCCGCCAGCGCGCAGTGGACGTGGTCGGGCAAGGCCTGGCTGCGCGACCAGGACGGCGCCGCCGACCGGCTGGTCGACGGCAGCCAGATCAGCGCCACGAACGTGGTCGTCCTCAACGTGACGATCCAGGACACCGGAATCAAGGACATCCTCGGCAACGAGTCGCCCCTCGACGTCACGATCGGTACCAACCCCGCCTGGGTGCTGCGCGACGGCAAGATGATCCGAGGCTCGTGGAGCCGGCAGTCCATCAGCGATGGCATCAGCCTCACCGACCGAGCCGGCAACCCGATCGACCTGGCACCCGGGCGCACCTGGATCGAGCTGCTGCCGAGCGGGACGAAGCCGCAACGGCGCTGACCGGCCGTTACCGTGAGCGCGGCAGATCGTTGATCGAATGACGGATCAGCCGGATCCCGCTACCGGAGGCACTCGATGCTCGACTCCTCGCGCACGGTCACGACGCCGCTGACGCTGGTCGTCAGCGCGAGTACCGGGGACGCCAGGCTCGACGCCGAGCTGCGCTACGACGCCGGCGACCCGCTCGCGGTGTCGCTCGCGATCGGCACCCAGTGCGACGAGCCGGTGGTCTGGGTGTTCGCCCGTGACCTGCTCGCCAGCGGCATGGCCGGTCCGATCGGTGAGGGTGACATCACCATCGAGCCCGCCGGCCGGGACGTGCGGATCACCCTTGCCACCGACTGCCTCGCCACGATGCTCGCGCCGCGCAACCGGGTCCTCGAGTTCCTCGTCGAGACCTTCACCCGGGTGCCGTCGGGCGCGGAGTTCGACGGGATCGACATCGACGCCGAGATCGCCGCGCTGCTCACCTAGCGCCGGCCCAGCCGCTCGAGCGGCTAGATCCGCTCCGCCTGGTGGCGTTCCGCGAGCTGTTTGACGGACTTGGGCAGCTTGCCCGCGGCGAGGTCGGCGACCGTCACGTTCTCGAGGACCTCGCGGAGGCTGCCCCGCACCGCCATCCAGACGTCCCGCAGCGACTCGGCGGCACCCGGGTAGCTGAGCTCGGTGAGGCTGAGGTCGCGGACGTTGGCCAGCGGGCCGTCGACCGCGCGGATCACGTCGGCGAGCGTGATCTCGGCGGGCGAGCGTGACAGCACGTAGCCGCCCTCGCGGCCGCGCTGGCTGCGCACCAGATGCGAGTTGCGCAGCTCGCGCAGGATGCCGAGCAGGAAGTTCAGCGGGATGTCCTGGGCCAGCGCGATCTGCTCGGCCTTGACCGAGCCGCCGGTGCCCGCGGCTGCCAGCTCCGCCATGGCGCGTACGGCGTAGTCCGACTTTGCCGAGATCCGCACGAGACGAAGTGTCTCCTATCCGTGCTCCGCAGGTGCGGATTACGGCGCGAGTCGGCTCGATCAGTGCCGGCGGCGTACCGCGACGACACCCGCCACCACCACCGCGGCACCGGCCGTCGCCGCCAAGGCCGGCCCACGGCGCTCCACCACTCGTTTCGGGTTGAGCCGCTCGGTGATGGCGTCGATGGTCTCGGCGAGCTCGGCGCGGGTCTGCTCGATCTCGCGGACGATCACGTCGGGCTTGCGGGTCGGCGTCATGCCGGTGATCTTCCCCCGGGCTCCGCCGGCTACGCCAACGGCGCTACGGTCGGCACATGCCCGAGCAACCGACGAAGCTGTCCTCCGGAGACACCGCGCCCGCCTTCACCCTGCTCGATGACACCGAGACCAAGCACCGCCTCGCGGACTACAAGGGCCGCAACCTGGTCATCTACTTCTACCCCGCCGCGCTCACCCCCGGCTGCACCAAGCAGGCGTGCGACTTCCGGGACAACCTGAAGCTGCTCGACGACAGTGACTACGCCGTTGTCGGGATCTCGCCCGACAAGCCCGCGAAGCTCGCGAAGTTCCGCGAGGTCCACGACCTGACGTTCCCGCTGCTGTCCGACCCCGACAAGTCGGTGCTCGCGGCGTACGGCGCGTGGGGCGAGAAGACCATGTACGGCAAAAAGGTGACCGGCGTCATCCGGTCGACCTTCGTCGTGGACCCCAAAGGCAAGATCGCGCACGCGTTCTACAACGTGAAGGCCACCGGCCACGTCGCGAAGCTGCTGCGCGACCTCGAGGTGGGCTAGCGCCCTGCGCCGCTTCTGAGGTTGCGCGCCACAGAGCGGACGAGCGACGGATCGGTCCACAGCACCGAGGCGGCCCACCGCGCGCTGAACTCGCTGGCGAACACCGCAGCGGCCTGCCCCGGCGTCAGCGCGTCCATCCGCCGGATCACCCGGTCCCAGTCCGCGTCGCCGAAGCGGCAGATCCGCTCGTTGATCGCGTAGGACACCTTCAGGTTGCGGCCCATCTGCCGGCGCCACTGCTTCGGGTAGGACGCCATCCCGCGGGCCGAGTAGTCCCCGCCGGCCGCGACGATCGCCTTGCCCGCGGAGCGCCCGGCAATGATCGCGTACCGGATGCCCTCGCCGAGCAGCGTGGACCCTTGCCCCGCAGCGTCACCGGTCACGACGAGGCCGTCGCCGACCAGCGTCGCCGCATCCGGCGCGAGCACCGGCATGAGGCCGCTGTGCATCTCGATCGGGCTCGACGTCGCGCCCGTCGAGGCGCCGGCCAGCGGCGCGAAGTGCGTCCGTAGCCGCTCCAGCAGCGCGCGCGGCTCGGCATCGCTTTCGGGCCGCACCACGCCGACACCGAGTCGCACCCGGCCCTCGCCGCAGGGGAACGCCCATCCGTAGCCGCCGGGCGCGACGTCGTCACCGAGCCAGAAGACGACCTCGTCCTGGTCGTAGCCCGGGGCGTGGAGCTCCAACTCCATCCCGACGGCGCTGCGGTCGTTCGCCGGCCGCAGGCCCGCCTCGCGAGCGAGGAAGCCGGTGTGTCCGCTCGCGTCGACCACGACCCGAGCCGCGAGCTCGTACCTGCCGCGGAAGGGATCACGCACCGAGAGGGCGCGGCGCTGCGCCGCCATGCCCTCGACGTGGGCCTTCAGCCGGATCTCGGCGCCGGCCTCGATGGCCTGCTGGGCGAGCCACTGGTAGGTGCCGCGCACGTCGATGACGCAGCCGACCGCCCGTCGATAGGACTTCGTCGCCGACGTCGTCGGTCCGATCACCCGGATGCGGTGGACCGGGTGGTAGCACCGCTTCGGAACGCCGAGCGCCCGCAACGGCTTGACGAAGCTCCCACCGCTGGTCCGCACCGGCTCACCGATCGCGTGAGCGCGCTCGAACACCACCGTGTGCAGCCCGCCGCGCGCCGCCTCAGCGGCCGCGGCAAGGCCGGCCGGGCCGCCACCGACGACCGCCACGTCGACGTCGGGAACGGCTCCTGGGCTCACCCTTCCACTCTGTCACCTCGCCGCGGACCCGGGTCGGCCCAGCCGGACGCGAAGTGACATTCTGCGCTCATGCGTGCGCACCGCCGGTTCGCGGCGTCGACGGTCGCGGTCGTCGTCCTCGCCGGGTGCAGCGGCGGCAGCGGGGGCGCAGCCGGCGGCGCGGCGTTGACGAAGGCCCAGCTCGACACCCAGGCAAACGCGATCTGCGTCGCCGAGCAGACCGCAGGCAAGCAGGTGGCGGCGCCCGACGACATCTCCGACATCCGCCAGACCGCGGCGTACTTCGACAAGATCGACCCGATCATCCAG
It contains:
- a CDS encoding DUF3048 domain-containing protein, whose amino-acid sequence is MQLIKHRPAAGVLLVAGALTLAGCSGSSSGGGTPTSTDTTTSQAAPPACPLTGQPATRSEDVKRPALAIKIDNVSDALPQAGVNNADVVVEELVEGGLTRLMAIYQCQKAPVVGPIRSARITDADLLALLHGSVLGYSGANPKDMPPIREHSGAALVSYDEHPEYFHLDSSRPAPHDVFAATQTLLRVGRKERPNLTAPPALFHYGPIDATAKRAHSVYLGWPAASAQWTWSGKAWLRDQDGAADRLVDGSQISATNVVVLNVTIQDTGIKDILGNESPLDVTIGTNPAWVLRDGKMIRGSWSRQSISDGISLTDRAGNPIDLAPGRTWIELLPSGTKPQRR
- a CDS encoding SsgA family sporulation/cell division regulator; protein product: MLDSSRTVTTPLTLVVSASTGDARLDAELRYDAGDPLAVSLAIGTQCDEPVVWVFARDLLASGMAGPIGEGDITIEPAGRDVRITLATDCLATMLAPRNRVLEFLVETFTRVPSGAEFDGIDIDAEIAALLT
- a CDS encoding Rrf2 family transcriptional regulator; protein product: MRISAKSDYAVRAMAELAAAGTGGSVKAEQIALAQDIPLNFLLGILRELRNSHLVRSQRGREGGYVLSRSPAEITLADVIRAVDGPLANVRDLSLTELSYPGAAESLRDVWMAVRGSLREVLENVTVADLAAGKLPKSVKQLAERHQAERI
- a CDS encoding DUF3618 domain-containing protein, which produces MTPTRKPDVIVREIEQTRAELAETIDAITERLNPKRVVERRGPALAATAGAAVVVAGVVAVRRRH
- the bcp gene encoding thioredoxin-dependent thiol peroxidase, which translates into the protein MPEQPTKLSSGDTAPAFTLLDDTETKHRLADYKGRNLVIYFYPAALTPGCTKQACDFRDNLKLLDDSDYAVVGISPDKPAKLAKFREVHDLTFPLLSDPDKSVLAAYGAWGEKTMYGKKVTGVIRSTFVVDPKGKIAHAFYNVKATGHVAKLLRDLEVG
- a CDS encoding NAD(P)/FAD-dependent oxidoreductase; this translates as MSPGAVPDVDVAVVGGGPAGLAAAAEAARGGLHTVVFERAHAIGEPVRTSGGSFVKPLRALGVPKRCYHPVHRIRVIGPTTSATKSYRRAVGCVIDVRGTYQWLAQQAIEAGAEIRLKAHVEGMAAQRRALSVRDPFRGRYELAARVVVDASGHTGFLAREAGLRPANDRSAVGMELELHAPGYDQDEVVFWLGDDVAPGGYGWAFPCGEGRVRLGVGVVRPESDAEPRALLERLRTHFAPLAGASTGATSSPIEMHSGLMPVLAPDAATLVGDGLVVTGDAAGQGSTLLGEGIRYAIIAGRSAGKAIVAAGGDYSARGMASYPKQWRRQMGRNLKVSYAINERICRFGDADWDRVIRRMDALTPGQAAAVFASEFSARWAASVLWTDPSLVRSVARNLRSGAGR